Proteins found in one Microbaculum marinisediminis genomic segment:
- the nrdR gene encoding transcriptional regulator NrdR, with protein MRCPYCGSLATQVKDSRPTEDSAAIRRRRVCPDCGGRFTTFERVQLRELTVLKKTGRRVPFDRDKLVRSVQVALRKRPVEEERIERLVSGIVRRLESQGESEISSDTIGKLVMEGLRSLDDVAYVRFASVYRNFREAKDFEEFVDALSGHGGDMEDDSAV; from the coding sequence ATGCGCTGTCCCTATTGCGGAAGCCTGGCGACGCAGGTGAAGGATTCGCGGCCGACGGAGGACTCGGCCGCGATCCGTCGCCGTCGCGTCTGTCCCGATTGCGGCGGCCGCTTCACCACGTTCGAACGGGTGCAGCTGCGTGAGTTGACGGTGCTCAAGAAGACGGGCCGCCGGGTTCCCTTCGATCGCGACAAGCTGGTCCGGTCTGTACAGGTGGCCTTGCGCAAGCGCCCGGTCGAGGAAGAGCGGATAGAGCGGCTGGTCAGCGGCATCGTCCGCCGGCTGGAAAGCCAGGGCGAGAGCGAGATTTCGTCCGACACGATCGGCAAGCTGGTCATGGAGGGCCTGCGCTCGCTCGACGACGTCGCCTATGTCCGGTTCGCGTCCGTCTACAGGAACTTCAGGGAAGCCAAGGATTTCGAGGAGTTTGTCGATGCGCTGTCCGGGCATGGCGGCGATATGGAGGACGACTCCGCGGTGTGA